A stretch of Gammaproteobacteria bacterium DNA encodes these proteins:
- a CDS encoding HU family DNA-binding protein has translation MNKTQFIEAVADTSDLPKEAAGRAVDACIRVISKELKRGRSVTLTGFGTFEVRKRKARVGRNPKTGEKINIKASKTPAFRAGKGFKDHIN, from the coding sequence ATGAATAAAACTCAGTTTATCGAGGCGGTTGCCGATACTTCCGATTTGCCCAAGGAGGCGGCAGGGCGGGCTGTGGATGCCTGCATTCGGGTGATTAGCAAAGAGCTGAAGCGGGGGCGCTCAGTGACCTTAACCGGGTTTGGAACCTTCGAGGTGCGCAAGCGCAAGGCGCGTGTCGGGCGTAATCCCAAGACCGGGGAGAAGATCAATATCAAGGCCTCCAAGACGCCCGCGTTCCGGGCCGGCAAGGGCTTTAAAGATCACATAAACTGA
- the lspA gene encoding signal peptidase II, with protein MRWLWLSLAVVVLDRASKVLAEQWLGPGGAMPLLPGLRLALGYNAGAAFGILSDAGGWQRWFLSGCSLLVCALILLWLRRLPPSPARLPCALALVFGGAAGNLYDRLAYGRVVDFIDLYLRHWHWPAFNVADAAITVGAALLFLDLCMSPAPDSTPVRGDRAANSGENRRRN; from the coding sequence GTGAGGTGGCTGTGGCTGTCGCTGGCGGTGGTCGTGCTGGACCGTGCCAGCAAAGTTCTGGCCGAACAATGGCTGGGGCCGGGCGGTGCCATGCCGCTGTTGCCCGGCCTGCGTCTGGCCCTGGGCTACAACGCCGGCGCGGCCTTCGGCATCCTGAGCGATGCCGGGGGTTGGCAGCGTTGGTTTCTAAGCGGCTGTTCGCTGCTGGTTTGCGCCCTGATCCTGCTTTGGTTGCGGCGGTTGCCGCCGTCTCCGGCGCGGCTGCCCTGCGCCCTGGCGCTGGTTTTCGGAGGCGCGGCGGGCAATCTCTATGATCGCCTGGCGTATGGCCGGGTGGTGGACTTCATAGATTTGTACCTGCGGCACTGGCATTGGCCGGCCTTCAATGTGGCCGACGCGGCGATCACGGTCGGCGCGGCGCTGCTGTTTCTGGATTTGTGCATGAGTCCGGCGCCGGATTCGACCCCGGTGCGTGGGGATCGGGCCGCCAACAGCGGCGAGAACCGGCGGCGGAACTGA
- a CDS encoding SurA N-terminal domain-containing protein, translating to MLQLIRNRLSGWLASAVVLLFCIPFALWGVNYYFDANVNPAVATVNGEEILLDDFRRLMDEQRRAVKPDSPEEEKALKRELLDSLVLGQLVLGFADDSGMRISAGDVVREIQGMESFQEEGFFSQELYRQVLSYRGQFRPAEFEEQMRQDLMGRQVQAALVRSSFVLEDEARWGARMRLQSRDIAYVVFPAAELREEVAVDDEDIENYYQKHTEKYHRPEEVRIAYLELSAAGLEEEVAVEEEALQAFYERRSDDYDIEEERKLTRLYIQSPGDAEEAERERARARVEALLADAEAGDSLEDLAERAAAEDEEAAAEESETEESEETAAAEEPAAEESEE from the coding sequence ATGTTGCAACTGATCCGCAACCGTCTCTCCGGGTGGCTGGCCTCCGCGGTCGTGCTGCTGTTTTGCATTCCCTTCGCCCTGTGGGGCGTTAACTACTACTTCGACGCCAACGTCAACCCCGCTGTCGCCACGGTGAACGGCGAAGAGATCCTCCTCGACGATTTTCGCCGTCTCATGGACGAACAGCGGCGCGCCGTCAAGCCGGATTCTCCGGAGGAGGAAAAAGCGCTCAAGCGGGAACTCCTTGACTCCCTGGTCCTGGGGCAGCTGGTGCTGGGCTTCGCCGACGATAGCGGGATGCGTATCAGCGCCGGGGACGTGGTCAGGGAGATCCAGGGCATGGAGTCTTTTCAGGAGGAAGGTTTCTTCAGCCAGGAACTGTACCGACAAGTGCTGAGTTACCGCGGGCAGTTCCGCCCGGCCGAGTTCGAGGAGCAGATGCGCCAGGACCTGATGGGGCGGCAGGTGCAGGCGGCGCTTGTGCGCAGCAGTTTCGTGCTTGAGGACGAGGCCCGTTGGGGCGCCCGCATGCGTTTGCAGAGCCGCGATATCGCCTATGTGGTTTTCCCCGCCGCCGAGTTGCGCGAGGAAGTGGCGGTGGACGACGAAGACATCGAGAACTATTACCAGAAGCACACGGAGAAATACCACCGCCCGGAGGAAGTGCGCATCGCCTACCTGGAACTGAGCGCCGCCGGCCTGGAGGAAGAGGTGGCGGTGGAGGAAGAGGCCTTGCAGGCCTTCTACGAGCGACGTAGCGATGACTATGACATAGAGGAAGAACGTAAGTTAACCCGGCTTTACATCCAGTCTCCGGGCGACGCGGAGGAGGCGGAACGGGAGCGGGCGCGGGCTCGGGTCGAGGCATTGCTGGCGGATGCGGAGGCGGGCGATAGCCTTGAGGACCTTGCCGAACGGGCTGCCGCCGAGGACGAGGAAGCGGCAGCGGAGGAATCGGAGACCGAGGAATCGGAGGAGACCGCGGCGGCGGAGGAGCCGGCGGCGGAAGAATCGGAGGAGA
- the ribF gene encoding riboflavin biosynthesis protein RibF, with protein sequence MRILRRVAPLSAAGAAVAVGNFDGMHLGHQALLQRLRRSASSQGLLSAVMLFEPQPREWFDPAGAPPRLMRLRDKLEYLRSVPVDCAICLRFDARLAGVSAERFVTEFLVAGLGARRLVFGADFRFGSGRRGDRALLESLQRQCGYRAAPVEHLELDGERVSSSRIRAALRGGDLAGVRRLLGREFGVCGRVSPGAGRGRQLGVPTANIVLRRQPPMPAGVFVSRLRLAAGPQEERGAWRDSVSYVGTRPSFGGGPAFLETHVLDFDGELYRRRVEVLLLARLRGDQPFASTGTLVRRMRGDIRRAREYHHDQRRRLRQGIRPGRASLP encoded by the coding sequence ATGCGCATCCTGCGCCGCGTGGCGCCGTTGTCCGCCGCCGGGGCGGCGGTGGCCGTCGGCAATTTCGACGGCATGCATCTCGGCCATCAGGCCCTGTTGCAGCGGCTGCGCCGTAGCGCCTCGAGCCAGGGATTGTTGTCCGCGGTCATGCTGTTCGAACCGCAGCCGCGCGAGTGGTTCGATCCCGCCGGGGCGCCGCCCCGGCTCATGCGCCTGCGCGACAAGCTGGAATACCTGCGCTCGGTGCCTGTAGATTGCGCGATATGCCTGCGCTTCGACGCCCGGTTGGCCGGCGTGTCCGCGGAACGTTTCGTGACGGAATTCCTGGTCGCGGGACTGGGCGCGCGGCGCCTGGTTTTCGGCGCCGACTTCCGGTTCGGCAGCGGCCGGCGCGGCGACCGGGCCCTGTTGGAGTCGCTGCAGCGGCAGTGCGGCTACCGGGCGGCGCCCGTGGAGCATCTTGAATTGGACGGGGAGCGGGTTAGCAGTAGCCGGATTCGCGCCGCCTTGCGCGGCGGCGATCTCGCCGGGGTGCGCCGTCTGCTGGGGCGGGAATTCGGCGTCTGCGGGCGGGTGTCTCCCGGTGCTGGCCGCGGCCGGCAGCTGGGTGTCCCCACCGCGAATATCGTCCTGCGGCGTCAGCCGCCGATGCCGGCCGGCGTATTTGTCTCCCGGCTGCGGTTGGCGGCGGGGCCGCAAGAGGAGCGGGGGGCTTGGCGGGACAGCGTCAGCTACGTGGGCACGAGGCCGTCTTTCGGTGGCGGCCCGGCGTTTCTGGAGACGCATGTGCTCGACTTCGATGGCGAGTTGTACCGCCGCCGGGTCGAGGTGCTGCTGTTGGCCCGGCTGCGCGGCGACCAGCCCTTTGCCTCCACCGGGACCCTGGTGCGGCGGATGCGCGGCGATATTCGCCGCGCCAGGGAGTACCACCACGACCAACGGCGGCGCCTGCGGCAAGGCATTCGCCCCGGCCGGGCCTCCTTGCCGTGA